A portion of the Streptomyces sp. NBC_00376 genome contains these proteins:
- a CDS encoding large conductance mechanosensitive channel protein MscL — translation MLNGFKDFILRGNVISMAIGLAVGAAFTAVVTGFSTAFITPLIGLATGSVGDFSSAEFSVEGTIFPYGKFLAAAIAFLITAAVLYFCVVVPMAKVQARFTKAEKLDIKAATRDCPRCYTEIPAIASRCAHCTSEIKPDPEALEVAGLPAQR, via the coding sequence GTGCTGAACGGGTTCAAGGACTTCATCCTGCGCGGAAACGTCATCTCCATGGCCATCGGGCTGGCGGTCGGAGCGGCGTTCACCGCGGTCGTCACCGGATTCAGCACGGCCTTCATCACCCCGCTGATCGGCCTCGCCACCGGTTCCGTCGGGGATTTCAGCTCGGCGGAGTTCTCGGTCGAGGGCACCATCTTCCCGTACGGGAAGTTCCTCGCCGCCGCCATCGCGTTCCTGATCACCGCCGCCGTTCTCTACTTCTGCGTCGTCGTGCCCATGGCGAAGGTCCAGGCCCGCTTCACCAAGGCGGAGAAGCTCGACATCAAGGCCGCCACCCGCGACTGCCCCCGCTGCTACACCGAGATCCCGGCCATCGCCTCCCGCTGCGCCCACTGCACCAGCGAGATCAAGCCGGACCCCGAGGCTCTGGAGGTCGCCGGACTCCCCGCCCAGCGCTGA